The Setaria viridis chromosome 2, Setaria_viridis_v4.0, whole genome shotgun sequence DNA window GCTGGCCTGGTACATATCTGGGAAGATAGGAATACAAACTGTTAAGGATGCTCAAACAACATATAGGAACTAAGACTCTTAAGAGCTGTGAGAAAGATTGCCCCAGCTGGAGCAAAAAGAGGTTCTGGTTATAGTGACAAGAGGGCATCTGACTAACTCAAATTATGATTAGGATGTCTAGGATGGTATTAAGACAACTTGGGTAAGCACTGATCAAAGCCTGACTCTAAACCATGAAGGAACTTGAGCGTAGCATGTGTGCCAGTGCAACAAGTGCTGACTCCACAGCCTAAATCTGATTGCGTTACATTCTGACGCCTACATGCCTATATGGTCCAAGGACTTCATACTAAGCCATGAAGGAACTTGAAAAGGACAGTGATTATCATTCACGTACCACCTGTAACTGAAGGAAGTACGTTGTATCTTGGAAGAATCCAGTTGCTGTCACGGCATATGTCATCCAGTTCCTGCAAGGCCTCCTGTCAGACAGAGGATCGGAGAGGTGGTCATGTAATAATTTACTCCATCAGATGAGGTTTCTTGCCTGGCATTTGTTGCGTAGAAGGATGGCCTCTTTCAGTTTCTTCCTCTTTATGTTCATGGTTTGGCATCCTTCGCTAGAGCAGGTTTGATTGGCACCTTCCATCTTGTTCCAGCTATTCTCATATTTCTTTAGGATTGATGTCACTTTAGGTGTCATCTCCCCTTCTGCACATGGTTTGAAAATGATAAGTGCTTGACTTGATAGAATTTGGAGGTAAAAAGATTGAAGTTGATAAGCAACAACCACATCCTAGCAACATACTTGATAGAAATTAAATTATTCTGCTAGTTGTCCTTGGGAGGTTAAATTGTGTTAATGCATTGTGTATGCTGCAGCCTTGTTTGGATGGGATGGTAATGCCCAGCTCCATCCACAGGGCAAAAGGCCCCACATATACCGGTTTGAATTACCACCAATCAAGGCCTAAAAGTAGAGAGTGGTACATTTTAGTTGCCTTCTGGAAGGACAAGTTGTTTACCACAAGACCATGTGATTTCACACTGTTACTGTCCAGTTTAGCTAGATTTAGTTGTGAAGAGGTAGAATACCTGTCAAGATTGTTTGAATTTCCATTTCATACTGAGCACTTCGATCTCCAAGTTTGCAAAGCTCACGGAGCTGAAACATAGATAGATTGAGACGAATACACATCAGCTTATCATGGAAAAGAAGAATTATAATCAGCAAGCCCTTGTAACTTTTGAAATGGAATATAATATATGTAACATACACTATCATCCCGCATCTTCTGAAGTAACTGCAGTGTCGCGTACTTCTGAACATTATTCATGCTACCTGTGATGCCACCTTGATTGCAGTTTGAAGTATGCAGATTAAGATTTGGGAGCACCAATATGGAAGTAATCAATAATAGTAAAAACAAGTTTCGTCGGATAGGATTGTTCTTACCAGACTTTTCTGCGACTTTCTCCTTTTGGCTCTCCAAAGCATGATTCTTAGTTACAGGATCAACATCTGGAACCTGAAAATGATAATTACTCCTTTAAGTTGAAGCACGCAACGGTAAATTTAACACATAAAGCATACATTTGTTAAGTATTTAACTAGAAACATCACGCCTTATTTCAGAATGCAACTTTGTCTCAAGCTCATATAGTTAAACTGTAATTTAGCTCATCTTTACCAGAAAGATATCTTGGGGTATATTTCTACTCTTAGAATGCTTCTCTGTTCTGTCCTTGTCCATTTGGACTCCTGAAACCCAGTGATTTAATCATTATGAGGAGGAGAAACAACAACAGATAAATCAAAATCAAAGTACTGTAAGATTGATAGACTTACTCGCTTGTAAATCTATGGACCCTCCATTTGTTGATTTTGTGGGTTTTGCACTCACGAATTTTAAACTTTCCACAACTGGAGCAGCAAGTGAATCAGTTTCTTTTGTGGGGCTCTTGCCATCCCCATGCTCCGTGTAGGTAGCAAGTGTGGCCATGAAGGTTTCAGGTTTTCTTTTGCTGTTCGTGTTACTGTTTTTCTTGTCTTCGCTGGTGCCACTATCACCAACTGCTTTTACTAcctgtttatttttctttggaGTTGATGAAACATTTATGGCTATTTTATTCATTTTAGACCTGCTATTGGCTTCTTGTTCCTTCAAACTTTCATCTATTTCAGAGTGGGATGAAGGCTTTCCATATTGAAATAATCGTTCTTTTGGCACACTCAATAAACAATCCAAAGGCCATTCCCTGCAACATGTCAAGAGTAATCTTTAGTCATTAATCAAAACAGCTGTAGCACGACACAATATGATATCACCGTTTCCATGCATAATTAGTTGAAATAAATTTTATGTATACCTGTTCTGGATGTTTAACACAACCTCCTTGTATGGCAGTACATGATAGCACTCGACAACATTTGTCGTTGCAAGATACGGATCACGTCTAAATACAGGACCACTCATCCTGTCAAAGCAACACTAATAATGTTAATGAACCAAAAAAAACATGAGTTATGGAGGACATTGGGAAGAGGGGGGGGAGGGTTTGGAACCTGTCGATCAGAACTTCTATTGGCATTTCCTTAAGCTTGCTATTGACAGTTTGGTCATACTGCATAACGAACAACATCGTAGTTGTTCCCTTTTTACTCAGTGAGTACACACGATGTTCTTCAAGAAAACGCAAGCTTGTGCGATTAATACCTACTAAGACATAAGTGTGTAAGACATACCTATTAAAGACATGCATGAGTGTGTGAGATTGGCGGACAAACATAAAATTTGCAGTCAATAAAATCAAGCACATGGTTCCACTTCCGACGCAACTTATGTATCAAGCACACAAATAGGAACATGTGTATCAATCACACAAATAGGAACAATTCAACACGAACATTGGTTGCATCATATCATATTGAATAATGTTTCAATAGCAAACAGCTTCtataaaattctacaaattaaGGCATGAACATGTAGGCTGTAGTACGTGGTGTAGCCACAAGGCTGCATCTAATTGCTCTAGGAGAAGATAACGAGCTAAGGGTGCATCCGAGCATACATGCAACATATTGTAAGTTCAAGAAAGTAACGGGGAATAGTAACAAACCTGTTTTGAGCTCCACCTCTGAATATGCAATCTGCTGAAGCACGAGCGGCTCTGAAGGAAGTACTACGGATTTACTAGTTGACTCCTTCACGGACAAGTCACTGCTACGCGAGCCACCTAATGCCGACTTGATATCTTTCTCCAAGAGCGAAAAGACGCCCTTGGTTTCAGATCCATGCTCGAGCAAGCACATCTTCTTTGTCCGATCGAGAAGCAGAACAGCGACCTTGGAGATTGGCCACATAGTCATCTCGGGGGAGTCCTTCGTGGCGTCGAGCGCCTCGGCAATGTCGCAGGCGTCGATGACTGCCTTGTCGGTGACCGAGAGCCCGTCCCCCGCGCCGTTGCCGTGGTGGTCGTGGACCTGGTTCAGGTACACGAGCAGAGCGTCCCCGGCGGTGAGGGAGGCGGTCATGCAGAACCTCTCGGGGTCGGCGAATTCGAGCTGCGGGAACTGCTTCCGGTGGTAATAGTTGTACAAGAGAACCGTCGCGTGCATCTGCGCAACCACAAAAAAATCACATCGTCGTCGTGAGGTAAGTTGCAGCTAATAAGCGactgccaaaaaaaaagtgtgtgGATGTTGCTTCGAAAATAAAAAAGTGTCAAGTGTGTGATAACACAATGCAGAACAACGGATCAGCACGTTGAGGCTGCGAATTCCGAAAGCCCCAAGCAGGCAAGCACGCGACCCAAATCCACCCCGTAACGAATCGTACGAGAGAAGCCGCAAGCTCCATGGCTGCCTAGTCAGGTAAGTCGAAGCTAAGCGGAACAGATTACTTGTGTAAGCCGCGAATCCCGAATGCACGCGCCGCGGCAAAACGGAAACGAATCGGACGAAGAGAAACCgcaacccctcccctcccctccggcaAAACCCCACCGCCAACCGCGTCGCAACCCACAAACGCCAACAATCGCACAAATCACTACCAAAAATTCTCCTCACCTGACGCGCCACGgtctcctgcttctccggctcCAGGGCCTCCTCCCGCAGGAGCGTGCCGCGCGGCAGCGCCGGCAGCACGAGGTGCTCCACCAGCAGCTTCACCGCGTCCTCCAGCTCCActaccacctcctccccgcAGCCGACAGCGACGCCTTCTTCCTCCATCGAGGAACTCGAGACGTGTACCGCGCCGCCGCTTCTAGGGTTTTGCGCCGCGGGTTGGGGttttgttgtgtgtgtgtggggggggggggggggggggggtggccgCCGTTCCGACGAGACGGACTGAAATGGCAGGAAATAGAAGCCGAGGCGCGAGCGCGCGATTGCCCAGGTGCCGGGGGCGGGGGCTGAAATACGAAGGGTGGGTGGGCGGGAGAGCCTGGGCGGGGGCGAGATCAGCCGTTCGATGCGGAGCCCGGTGGATTCGGGCCGTCCGTGGCGTCGTCAGGAGGTGCGGGCCGCGGCGAAAGTCTGGCTAGTTGGCTTTGAGCTTGCATGCGTTATTACAAGCACCCGCGATGTGGTAAAAAAACGATGCttcatttctctctctctcttatttGAAGGATCGATTTTCATCATCTTTCCCACTGCAGCTACCGATGCTTGGTTGCAAAAAGCAAGCACAGGTGAAAGAACAGTCATCGGTGCTCGTTTGGCTGAGTTGATAGAATattattacttttttttttgaaagcagaATATTATTACTTGGTCACATGCAGGTCAGTTGCAGTACGAAACCCATGCAATCACTGCTCGGTTGCTATATTTTATATCCGAAAATAGAGTACATGTTTCTTCGATTATGGGCGTCCATGCTCATGTTGCAGCCTGAAACAAGTTCTGGCATCGGTGGAGAGATATCAGCGATAGGATGTTTGAAACCCCGGCTTCACTATATATGGATGCTCTACTAATAAATGAAGGTGTTGAATGGAACATACTTTGTCTGAGTTGTCGCGGCGGTTTCCACAAGTAATCATTGGACAGATGGGCGTatatgggatgggatgggatgggatgcgAGCGCCAGCGATACAGTGATCCGCAATTTCGCATGAAACCGTTCTGTGACAAGTTAATTTTTTCTTGGAATTCGGAGGTTTGGCGGCCAAGATGCCTGACATGGGTAACTTATCATATGGTCGTCCTATACGACGATTCCTCCGTTAATTAGTTGATGATCATGGATAAAATTTACTTCTTATAGACTCACTCAACACCGACACCATCATTTACCTTCCCGATAACCCTATCCATTTGTCCTTCGTATCCCTAACACTAATATTATCCTTTGCCTCACCCAATCCCTTTTATCCTCCATGTCCGTAACACACGGAAAAAGTTATATTGAATTCGAGTGTACCCGATATTGCCCCTTTCTTCCTGACGATAGGTTCCTCCAGCGAGAATGAACCATCTTCCCTGACAATAGGTTCCTCCGGTGAGCTATTCCGGTTGGGAGATCAAGGGTTGGAGGTTTGGGTTGGGCTTTAGGGCTCCGGCTAGCATAACTCCAATGCTGGGCTTAGAGTGAGGGTCAGGGAAGAAGGCCAGACTTGCAGTGGATGCGATTGGTGGGTGGGCAccaccactcggggtggtggaGGATAACTGGTGGGAAGGGTTAGGGTGGGGCGTCAAATTGACATCTCGATGAAACTAGGTTAGTGCGGTGGTGGGAGGAAGAGGCGTACTCAATGGGATGCAGAGCAAGCAATGCAATGATGTGCAATTTCATGTGAAACTTTTTTGTGTGTTATTTTTTCTTGGGATCTGGAGGTTTCTTGGCAAGATGCCTATTTAGACGTTAATTAATTAGTTGTTGACCGCTGGCAAAATTTACTTCTTATATAGACTCAACACTAACACCATCCTTCACACTCCCTCCTAATGACCCGATCCCTTTGCCCTTCGTGTCCGTAACACTACAATTATCCTTCCTCTCCTGATGACCCTATCCCTTTGCCCTACGTGTCGCAACACTAGTAGAAAGTATTATTGAATTCGAGTGGTTGATCTCTTCTCTACAACTAGTTTCCCCCTTTTCCCCCTcttctctaaatatgagttttTTGGGCTCCGACGAGGAAGAACCATCTTCTCTAACAATAGGGTCCTCGAGCGAGCTATTTCCGTTAGGAGATTGAGGTTGGAAGTTTGGGGTTTGGGCTCTGGCTATCTTCTCTCCCATTGTTGTGCTTGGAGGGAGGGTCGGGAAGGAAGTCTGgaccggcggtggaggcagttGATGTGGATGATGTGCATCAAGTAGGGTGCATTAAGAAGCTTCTGATTTATGTCCTTCATGGTAAGTTTGATCTCCATGACATCAAACTCAATTTTACTCATTAGGTGATGCACTGCATGCAAAACCAAGTAACTAGAGCCCTCCTCCTCCAATTTAATGTAGGGTAGGATCGTCCACTCAAGAGCTTCAAAACAGCAAAAGCATGTAGCTGTTGGATATGAAGATTATCTGCATTGGTATTGGTGTTACACATAAGCTAAGTTCGAGCTAGCTGCTGCTTAGCAAGAGATGCAAGCAAGGTGATGAGAACATGGGAACATAAACCATGAAGTGAAGAAGTAACCCGCCATTAGTTACACCAAATGGTCATAGTTTACACAAGTCGAACAGCAAGGAGTAAACCCTCTATGTTTCATGGATTTCTGGTACTAATCTACTCTTACTTGGTTTCAGCATTCATATGCTATATCGTTGGAAGTCCTATGAGTTAAGTTTTCAATGCAGCAAATGGCGTATCTTTTAGACTTTCGAGTCAAGATTTATGATCATTTTAGTAGAAGGTGTGCATGCTGGTTGTGCAAAAATCCAAAACTCTTCAGTTGCTTAATTATCTCTTTATTTTCCAAGAGTCATATGTATATTAGAGTTTAAGAATATTAATTAGAGTCATTTCCTAAGAATCCATTTAGCTTTCCTAAGAGTTTAAGTCTTAAGTGTGTGTCTTTCCCTCTCTATATAAAGGGATGCTCTGTAATGTTTTGAGGGAGTTGCTCTTCCTTGTGAAACCTGTAGAGTAACCTTTGGTGCTAGTTGATCTCGTTGAGTAACCTCCGAGTTATCCTAATTGAGAAACCCGTCGAGTAATCTCCGCTGCTACTTGATCTTGTTGAGTGATCTCTGAGTGATTCTAGTTTTATCCAATTCACCCACCACGATGCTTTAGTGTTTCTATCCCCTTCACTTTGTTACTAGAGCTTGAGAGTGTTACTATCACAAGGTAGATCAATAGCATCGCTAGCTAAGTCCCAAAGCCTAGGGTAGGATATCCCTTGTAATATGACATTATTGCTCCCCGAGAGTGAATTTCAACTCATTCACATCCTCTATTACTTCCAAGGTAGAGGTAGAATAAAATGTATGGTATACCTTGGAATCCACTCTAAAGAGCTATTGCTAAATGCTAAGTAGCTGACTAAGCCCTGGACATGTATCAAAGTACTAACAAGAATCCTGGATAACCACACTAGCTCCTATATATGTATGTCCAATATGGATCCATTGGTGCTCCGATGAGTTAATTATTTAGCTAGAGTCATCGGCATTTTCTTGCAAAGTACAAACACATAAAAAGTTGTTGAGGACATGTGATTCTTGTGGCACACCTTGTAGTGCATGTTATTAAAAGGAAAATGGAATATTACTTTTGAACCCCGGCTTTGTATCTATCTGTTGACACCGTTTTTTGACATGTGTCGAAATTGGCGTCAAAAGGTAGCGAAGGTGCTGGTACAGAGTGAAGGAACAACGGCTGGTGGAATCAGCCGATGGAGTCACAACGGAGTCACGGCCCAGCCAATGGAGTCACAGTAGCCCAACCGATGGAGTCACAGTGGTCCAGCCGATGAAGTCAcaagggatcggccgatgagAACAGAGGGATTCAGCCAATGGAAGGCAATGGAAACCCAGTCGATGAAGACCCAACCGATGGAGACAGAAGGGCCTGGCCAATACAAGAAAGGAGATTCTATCCGATCAGGAATTTTGGAGATTCGGCTGAAGATCTTTCTAGATAGTAAGTATAGAGTTAGTTAATAAAGGTTAAACTTGTGTCCGACTCTAGCACGAGTCATTTTATTTAAATAGTTTGTTTCTTAGAGATAAATCTTGTATTTCGTCGTAATCGACCAGGACTAGGAGTTTGGGATTTTAGGATATAAATATATGCCCTACGAGGTCTAGAAAAGACATGTACacacatcaatacaaatctactttactcgcaatttactttcaagtcggcgacttcgccaaagttatctttttcttcaatgAGTTCTTTCAAGCtagcggggctgcatcaacttgatctccagcTGAATTGTGAGTCCCGCATCTACCGAgtaatttctaggctttaacttctgggcgcatcgctgtggtttcatctagatttattcaccaagttatcgatatttgctagatctgcaagttcatcttgtcgttttagcttttatcaccatTATCCAGCTTGAAGTAGTTTCTATCGGCTTTTTATCCTGTTCTTCTATCAAGAGATTATCGTACAGCCGATCGGATTTTTTCAAGTGTTGTTCGCATAGCACTGTTCAGGTTACGTTCTCAGCATTTCCTCTGCATTGATTACGCATACATCGGCTGATCTAGCCGATCAAATCTATTCGTATCGGCTGCCTAGCCGTCACGATTCCTTGTCAATCagtaggtcagattgactgccACGCCCGCGTTCACCACGTGCGCTGATTTACAACCCGTACaagagcgaagcagattcttTCGGGTTTCGTGTGTTAGCATGTGGAAGTCACCACccgatttttgcgtcaacactaTCATCATTATAAGTTATATGTATCATTGCTATTAGAGCATGGCATGATGATTTATACTGGCTCGTTTTTAGTGTGGAAAGTTTTACATATACTAGCAGCATGTATATTATTGTTTTCTCGTGACTGTTAAACAAGGAGGTTTGTTAGAGAATAGTCGTGATTTAAGTTTAGGGATAGACTGATGGTTTGAGTTCAATGTAAATTAACTATTTCTATTGAATCACATGAAATGAGTATATCAACAATCATCATGTAAAATAAGCCAATGTCTCTCATATCTTTTTCCGAGACTCAAACCAATTAATTGGAACAACTTTGCACTAAAATATTACTATAAAAGATTTAGAAATAAAGCAAAGGAATTATTTTGAGCAAATTTAAACAAAATGTGAACTCTAGTAAACTTAATGTCAccaattcattttttttatctaacTCTTCATTCACTTTTATTTTATACCCCTTAAATTAGTAAGGCAAGGGGCATATGCTTGAGTAGATCACAAAAACCATATCATCCCTTCATTCTCTTCATGTATCACACAAACTGGATTTCTAAAATATGTATAGCATAAAATTGGTACTATTATGTGATTTTTGTAAAATATATTCGTTATATGATAACATGTAAATTAAATTTTAAACTGTATGCATACTATTGTTTAACCATGCTATAAACTCAAAAAAAACCATATGGATATATTAGTATCTAAAGTTTTTATGTGGACTATATGTTGTTTGTGTTATATAACCTCTAAAAATTTGTTTAAGTAATGTATTCTACATATCTCAGAATTTTTTgtggaaatatattttcatacatatacATAGCTAGGCTATTTCAAATACAATATTTCTTTAGAAGCAGAATACTCAATAATTTTATGTCGGATTAAATGGATTGATGGATCAAGTGCGACATATAAAAGATGATTGTTACTAGCACCAAGTTTATTCCATTAGAAGATGTAGGACCCACAGAAATTAGTATGGTTTTAGATATGGCTATAGTTTTGATTAGGATTTAGAGGATAGTTGTAATATGGAGATTGGAAAACAATGCACACTCCTAAATGCATTTGAAGATATTGGGGCTCATGATAATATGTTAGATTTTTTAGTCTTTGAATCTGCAActattgacaaatttgttaataAACATATGTTATGGTCATTGTTGTGAAATATTTCctcataaaaaaattatgtggATTGGCTGAAGTTTTCACCTCTCAGGAGGGATAAAGTGAAAATAATAGTATTGTATTGCCTTGCAGTTGTTTATAATTGTATCACTTTTGGATACGTcacaaatacaagaacaacatGCTTTGCCATGACAATACAATGGAGACAAAGCATCATTATAGACACTTTATTTATTGCAAAGTTTGCTACACTTATTTCCATTAGTTTGCAACTCATCGTTGGGATAGACCCTCGCAACATTACCCACGACAACCCATAACAATTGCATCAGTTTAAAATGTACCAGTGTTATTTGAACTCTCTGCAACCCATGTATGCGTTGCTAAAGAAGTATTGCTCAGCTACACAATTAGTATGGTTATGGAAATATGCTTTCATTTTTCAACGTTGAATGGACTATACATGCATTCATTGCCACCCTATCTTGCGGTTTAGAATGTTGCTTCTTCCATTAGTTAGAACTGCCAGTCGTGCTAATTCCATTTGATCCTCATCAGGTTTGTACCGAGGCAAGAGGCTTCAATAGTATTTCTCATGTATTGTGTCTAAGGGGTGGATCTAAAGGGGGGCTAGAGGGGCTCTAGccaaggagaggaggaagaaaagagagaggaggagtaagacaaagaggaagaagatggggaggaggaagaaggatggGGTGGATGAGCCCCGCTGCCTGCTGGTCTGCATCCACCATTGTGTGTCTCCCACCCACCATTTCCAAATTGTTTAGTATTTCATTAACTCGTGGTGCCTTGATCACCATATGTTTGCTAGTCAATGTGGTAGTGACAATCTACTTCCCTCATTTGCTCATTTTTTATAACATTAAATAGCACAATGAACATTGAATGAGAAAAATAAATGCCTTTGAAAATTGATTTACATGGAGCACCGTCCGACTGTTAATAAAAGAATATTTTTGAAgcggagcaaaaaaaaaaagaacattatACTTCTGTTACTTTAGTTCACTGGCACTACTTTAGTCATTGCAAGGAGTACACGTCGGCAGCAATTAAAAATTATAGACAAGGCATTAAAGAGAATACCAAGTCTACCAGCACAATGCATCTTCTCAATCTCATTCACGTCAATCGGGCAATGTTGAAAAAAAGTTAATAGTTTGAGTGAATAAGAAAATTCAGCATGTGATGGACCTGGAAGCAAATGTATCAAGGCAAGGCGAAGGCAAAATATTATTTTCTGGTGAAAATACAATCGTTGCCAAAACCAAATAAACTATTAAACATTGTTGATGTGGCATCATGTATGCaattaaaagaaagaaactatATTGAAAGGGACTGTGATACCCTGgtgaattgggtgttctaaaaATTAAGCCTCCAAGCACATGTAAAAACctatttcaatttctatctagatgtgcactaggtttttctATGCGTTGCTATCTCTActgcaaaagagttttgcaccctaggttccaatTCAAATAAACTACACATGACAATTCCATGTAAGGTAAATGCAAAatgtaagtgcaataagaaatgcggaAAGTAAATGAGGTAGAAAATGCAAACTCCCAGCGTGGCGACACGAcgatttttaccgaggtatcAGAAAGCAAaactttccactagtcctcattgttggagcccctctcaaagggaatCCCCGCGCAAGGATATAAACTATCCGGTCAAGTAACTCTATAGGATAGCCGACGGGTGTCACACCCAGTTTTAAAGGTAAAACCAGATGAATAATTACATTTGcgctaggatcaagtttcacataTGCAATGACTTCAGTAAATACCATAAACAGTACTAAAGCGTAAAAAgagtattaaatttattacatgaccgaaagtctttaAATTGAACAGCAAAATGAGTCTTTATTCTAACAGCGGAACTCCAAAACTGACGACGACTCCACGGGCAGTTGACTGGTGGcacacgtacgcctagaactcctcaaagtcttcAGGGATCTCCTCAAAGTTGTCAAAGCAGCAGTTttagtaagggtgagtacacttatagttggtactcaacaagcgTGGGAAATctgtagtgtaaggctatgcAAGGATAGTGAGGGATAATGGTATCCATTGGTCCCCACCAACCATGGTACTAGTCGGTCTTGATAGGTGGGTCCGCCCGATCAcgccgtgcgggccaaggcatgaagacaCGTAGAGATCGGCTCGGAGGCTAGGAAAACAGATTCTGCCTGAATATTGCGGGATATatgttgtagtccgactcatattgcttttcatgtaacaaccgactaggattagatcctatccaacTTGcaaccctaggttgtcagcctatataaggtagGCAAGTACACCCCCTGGGGACATCCGGACCTCAACTCTTGGCACTTGcaatcagcaatacaatccactagaacacaggacgtatggtattactctccgaaggtcCGAAACTATCTAAACATTGCGTCCATGTGCTACcatttgagttcttggtcttacgatctcctcctcctacaaatctaccacttgggtaaccccctggtggactgccggtcactaaatttGACAATTGGCACGACAGGTAGGggtgagctcgatggcatcctgcCCCGGCGTCaccttccccgagagcatgaaggacttcctcaccaaTCCGATTTAGCtccgcttcgggagcatgcCGGTAGGCTCTGACTCCACTGCCTCCGTTGCTAACTCGACGCCCACCGCTAGCTTAGCATCCGTCGGATCTGCATCGACGGAGCAAGGTCTCCACCTGAGAATCATCACGtcgcttgcccagcaggtcggcAATCTCTGTATC harbors:
- the LOC117844335 gene encoding uncharacterized protein; its protein translation is MEEEGVAVGCGEEVVVELEDAVKLLVEHLVLPALPRGTLLREEALEPEKQETVARQMHATVLLYNYYHRKQFPQLEFADPERFCMTASLTAGDALLVYLNQVHDHHGNGAGDGLSVTDKAVIDACDIAEALDATKDSPEMTMWPISKVAVLLLDRTKKMCLLEHGSETKGVFSLLEKDIKSALGGSRSSDLSVKESTSKSVVLPSEPLVLQQIAYSEVELKTGINRTSLRFLEEHRVYSLSKKGTTTMLFVMQYDQTVNSKLKEMPIEVLIDRMSGPVFRRDPYLATTNVVECYHVLPYKEVVLNIQNREWPLDCLLSVPKERLFQYGKPSSHSEIDESLKEQEANSRSKMNKIAINVSSTPKKNKQVVKAVGDSGTSEDKKNSNTNSKRKPETFMATLATYTEHGDGKSPTKETDSLAAPVVESLKFVSAKPTKSTNGGSIDLQARVQMDKDRTEKHSKSRNIPQDIFLVPDVDPVTKNHALESQKEKVAEKSGGITGSMNNVQKYATLQLLQKMRDDSLRELCKLGDRSAQYEMEIQTILTEGEMTPKVTSILKKYENSWNKMEGANQTCSSEGCQTMNIKRKKLKEAILLRNKCQELDDICRDSNWILPRYNVLPSVTGDMYQASVYLTGPDFVLSADGDSKVTPHEARDAAASNMLYQLRQKGFTRWRRHRGRSSSPDSGPSPSTASFAHSRPLEASFRRGLGSPLPSRLGRRWRATSSSSSLPRENSRLPSSRPSKETVALDVRDSDSEDTISDDDFEETASYGAANSEDKTSDDDSYVDKSSSGGSPLRGVEKARKKIYSVSTRHYFAFGARISEELSYKLKGLPKVPLVLPDSYMDAENKDCGGEPFINGKAVPYDPKYHEEWMRNNNARVQRNHRPHNSDRSYVRRENMQNFQNRDAPTSAANCRAP